The genomic stretch CATGGTTTGATAACCTTTTCTGTAATTCCAATATCATAGTTTTATGATTTGGACAGATGCTTGAACATTTAAATGATTATTAGCATGGTTTACTTTAGTTTAATTGGTGTTGTTATTGTAATGTGGCTATGCTTTCAGATTTATTTAATTTGTGTAAGATGTGTGAGTTAATAGGATCCAAGTGTTAATGATATATagtataaaaagtaaaaataaggATACCATTACATGAAAGTAGATATTGTAGCAACATTTGcagttcaatataattggtaataaaaaaattgaagagaaaaaaGCATCTGAAAGCACAGATTATGTatggtatttttttaaaaacagtaAATGTTTAAGATTATTTATACTTTTTTTAATAGAATATTAAGTGTTTAAAAATATGtatagtattttttaaaaaattatttattgattCCTAATTATTACTACGTAAGTGGAAAAAAATAACTTGAAAATTTTTGATCAACAATTTTTGCTCtaacatatatataataattttaaaaattatatattaagtatttataaaataatatgtgACTTAATTTCTGGTTGTGATACATTTTATTTTGCTATTAAATTTGATGAAATTAACTAAtagtttatttaaaaatagttgatAAAATGTAATAATTTCCCCTAAAAAATTGATTCCTAATTAactaatagtttttaaaaaattatttattgattCCTAATTATTACTACGTAAGTGGAAAAAAATAACTTGAAAATTTTTGATCAACAATTTTTGCTCtaacatatatataataattttaaaaattatatattcaagtatttataaaataatatttttggataaTTTCTGGTTGTGATACATTTTATTTTGCTATTAAATTTGATGAAATTAACTAAtagtttatttaaaaatagttgatAAAATGTAATAATTGCCCCTAAAAAATTGATTCTACTATATAggtataaaaaaaatacttatttaCTTTTTTGCTGTTTAGAATTCCGGGAAATATGGTAAAGAGGaggtaataaaaaacaaaaaaaaggagatcaaaaatataaaaacactgcATGGTATTGGTGAAGCTAAAAAAAGTAGTGTATGCATGTATATTTGAGGTTAACGGATGCTGATAACATAAATGCATTTTTTTAGTTACAATACAAAGCGTTGTTCCAAATGTTTATTAATTGTTTCGGTTACACCGTGGATAATAGGGAAAAGTTATGATTGATTAAATAGGTGTCATTTATTGAAGAAGTCTGGGGAAACTGAAGCGTGCAAGGTATAGTCACGATATATTTTGAACTATTCACATTACATCACTTTTACTGATTTCATTCCTCTTGTTTAGCAAAAAAAACAGACATTTCTTCTCAAGATACTAAGAAATGAAGACACTCAGGGGTGGACGAAAGCCAACGCATGGGTGGATATCAGACGACGATGAAGGTGTCATGAGGTCAGAAACATTATTTCCTCCTCTATTTcggttgtttttattttttccagCCCCGATCTatttaggttttagggttttttgaTTTAATCTGCATGATAAAATGGTTTTGTGTGAGTTTTAGAAAATGATGTGAATGGAGTAGAACCCTTACTGTTTCTGAAAGTCACGTTTCGGAATATTGTGAAAGTTTGACTTATCTTTGTTTGGCTGTTAGTGTTACTCATTATTTTCTAATAGTCTTCATTATCGGTCCAGATTGTCATCTTATATCTATTTTCAAGTTGTTAATCTTGAAATTTTAAGCTTATTTAAGTAAGACTTAggattattattgtttatttctCCTTCAAAACGTCCTAACGGAGTTACAACTGTTCTTCTAGTGAGGAGACAGCATTGATTGAGATAGAGAAACTCGTGAATGAGGTTGCAGATGGTTCTGGAAAAAAATCTTGTGCCAGGTCTGTTAGAAAAGATaagacaaaatcaaagaaatctGTTACATTTGCTGAAACTTCAAAGAATGCACCTGTAGTTGTTTCCAATGTCGTCAACACAGCTTTTCCTATAAGGAATGTTAAGGTTGAACAACATGATGTCCCCCTTGTCTCTGGGAACGATAATCAACCAAATAGCAAAACCACTGAGAACTCCAACACTGTTGTTGAGAAAACAGTTGCAAACAAAGCAAGTGTCCTTTGTAAGAGAACAAATATGCAGGCTGAGTGCAGGACTGCCAACAAAAGAGCTGATACAGATGGGAAACCGAAAAGTACTGTGAAACTTGCAAAGAAGGGCAAAAATGTTTCAAATGTTAGGATAAGGATGTGGGGGGGAAAGCCGACTTACTGCTGGGATATTGCTATTAAGAATTCAAAAGTAAAGAAGGATAATGTCCAGGTAAGCATGCTCGAAATTTACCTTGTATTTTAATACTGAACTATGTCAAGTGTTTGATCAATGGAATCTCTGTGTTATTGCAGCATTTCCCTAAGCAGATAGCATTAGACTGCTTGGCAAGTAATCAGAGGGAGGTAACCATTAGAGATTGTGATCTGTATCAACAATTCAAGTGTACTGTCAAGACGGCATATCGTAACGGGGTTCCAAGTCCATCTGAGAAATACATGACTAAAGGCTGGTACGCATATGTGAAGGCCAAAGGGTTCAAGAGAGGTGACAAACTTACATGTCAATTGGCCCGACATGGTACTTTCATTTATGTTCAgatgaagaagaaatgatgggtCTTGGAAATTTGTGGAAGAACTTGCTAATCATTATGTTTATTAAGTGTTTTCAGTATAAACTCTTCTTCCTTTATGTATGGGGGAATTTAAGTGTTTTTGTTGGATGGAATTTTGTGTTGAACTTTTACTGCAGTGCTCCTTAACTCTATCAAAACTCAactatgtttttttgtttaaattctaATGGTTGCATCTTTTTTATAATTCTGCTGTTATGGTATATATAAGTttatttgtatgttatggatgactATTTTGGCACCTAACTTTATTGTGAATCCATATGTTTGGAGTATCAAAACTATTATTTTGTTAGAATGCTGTCATTTAGAATATGAATTCTTTTTTTACTGTATTTGTTAAGAAagtgaaaaatatttcaaaaatacatAAGTCCATACTCTATTAGatatttaaatatatgttttttataataaaaaaaaatatgaattaatttatgATGTACTGCgagtaaaataaaatttatattgaaacatatgtaacaaaattaaaaaaagtaataatgTATGGTTTACAATATATGTATACATGTTACAAAGTGTAATgatgaatattattttaatttgttttggtttttatgtCCTATAGAATAAAGGCCCATCAAGTTTCACGGCCCAAGCTGTAAGTGTATACATAAGAGCATATATAGGAAGTTTTTGAGAAATTTTTGATAAATGATAAAATCTTGCTCTATTATCATTAAAACATTGGAGATGGTGAAGTGGGGGGTACCATTTGTTCCTTCTCCTTCCAGCAGGTAAGTAGAAAATGCATGCTTAAAGCAAAAATTTCTTCTgacataaaaaaaattcagaCTTCTCTACTTTTGCATGCAATGGAAAATTGATCTCAATTAGGGATGTATAGTTGATAACTAAGTATTTATTAAAGGTTTTTGTTAGATCTGTACTAAGATGACTGTTgttcttaacaaaaaaaaataatgaatagttatattcgaaaaatatttgttataatttGTAGAATAATTGTACTGTTGTATTTAATGTTTAAGTGATCCGGAAAGAGACTCCCTTGAGTGGGCACGTCAAATCATTAAAGAGTTCGACGAAGAGCAAGATAAAATGTTAAAAACTCTCATAAACGATGGATTTCTTACTGAAGAGGAATGCATTGCTGATTATAGTGGTGAAGTAAAGTGGAGGAAGCATGTCACAGAAGCAAACATGCATGGACAAAATGCACTGGTAAATATCTTGAAAAATTTAAtgtatttatgtatatatttgtaAAACTCATTTACATATCATGCATGTTGTAAAATCTGTAGAATATTCCTATGGAAATATCGAAGACGTGCTTTGGAAAGACGCAGAATGCAATAAGGATGGTAGATcttgttgatggaaaaggatatcAGTGCGTAATTCTTAGGGCCAGTAGGAATGAGTATGAAATACATATTGGGGTTGGATGGTACTCTTTTGCAAGAGAGAAAAAACTAAAATCAGGAGACGTGCTGGAATTCTCAATGATTCCATTTTCAGATCTGATATTTGTTCAGTTAGTGAACAGGAATTGATGTTGCTGGTATGTTTTAATATGAAGGTACTGTGTTGGGTTGGTTGTTTTTTATCTTTATAGTTTGTGTTGGGTtggatgttttttatttttagactttGTGTTGTGAATGGTATTTGTTTAAGAATATGGAATTTATGTTGACTGCGATTTAGTTTTACCTCTGTTAATTTCTATGAATGATGTTGCAAATGCTATACTGTTTGGTAACAAAGTGATTTagtcttaaaaaaaattacagcTTTATATTGTTTGGTATATGTGTTTTATTAAAAAGTGGATCTTTTTATGATGTAATTCTTTTAGAGCATGTTTCTGTTTCTTTATGGCATTTAGATTAATGATATATATTTGAAGAATGTGTGAATTGCAAAAAAATAGATATCCATGAGTTGCATATACTATATATtgcaattacaaaaaaaaatagatatcCCGAACTTGAAATGATTAACGTGCATGGCGTTTAAAACTTCAAAATACTAATTGAATGGAACATTTAATTGtcaaattataaattttcaaaGACTTCTTTGAAAACGACATTCGTCGTCACCGACAATGGTTGTTTGTCTTTGTCGTGAATTAAGATCTTTAGACCCTTTTTGCTCTTTACTCTTGAGACTGCCACATAAAATTGACCATGACTGAACACGCTTCTTGGAAAATATATACCGACGAAATCTAAAGATTGACCTTGAGATTTGTTAATTGTCATAGCGTAGCATACCATTATAGGAAACTGTCTTCTGGTCATTCGGAAGGGCCATGGTGATTGAGTCGGAGTTATATCCATTCGTGCAATGTATACAATACCACCAATGTTCTTTCCAGAAATAATTTTTGCTTCTATAACATGATCGGCCAGTTTGGTAACAATGAGACGTGTTCCATTGCAAAGCCCTTCTGCTTGGTCAATATTCCTGAGCAGCATTATTGGTGTACCGATCTTCAATTTGATTTTATGATTGGGGACACCAGAAGTTTGCAAGGCATTCAAAAATTCTGGAGTTAAAACATCAAAAGATTCATTGCCGTCACCGTCTGTTGTATCAACTGAATCCGAGCTTAAATACTCTTTCTCTTGACCTGCGGGTTGACAATGTTATTTGTTGTCGTAAATAATATTGggcatgaaaaaataaaatacacaacgaaatattataaaaaaatgttgattacCGGGAACAAATTCTAAAATATACTGATTGATTTGATCAACAGTCTCTATGGTTCCAGCTAATATTGCCCTTGACTGTAGAAAATCCACATTATTGTAGTTAACGGCAAAATTTGGATAGGTGTTTTCAAATATTGCCTCGAGGGGATCATCAAAATCCGAGATCAACAGATCTTTAGGAACGTCGATCTCTGCGTAACCATCATTTGGTTCTGATATCTTCCCATCTCCAACAGTTAAAATCCAATCTGAGAAATGTCTTAACTCTGCAGAACTGGTGGATTTTGCCGACTGCTGTAGTCGCATATTCTTTGTGAGTTTCAAAACCTTGCAGTGATCCCATATGTATGATGAATTTATTGTAGCATGAACTATATCCGAGCGGCTGCCTCTTGGAATAACTGGAAGAATTTGCCTGAAATCACCGCCAAAGACTATTACCTTACCtccaaatattttatttgatgctTTGGATCCACCCATGATATCCTTCATAGTTTTATCCAATGCCTCAAAACAAAATTTGTGACACATTGGAGCCTCGTCCCAGATTATCAACTTTGATAGTTTTAGTAGATCACCTCTATCGCTCCCTTTGTTTATGTCGCATGTGGAAGATTCAAGCGTGGGAATCGGAATTTTGAATTTAGAATGCGCCGTCCGACCACCTGGAAGTAATAGTGAGGCAATTCCAGAAGAAGCAACTGTCAGACATATTTGTTTCTTTGATCTTATATAAGAAGCTAGTGTTCTCCACATATAGGTTTTGCCTGTACCGCCGTAACCATAAAGAAAGAACACGCCTCCATTCTGGTTATTCACGGCCATCATGATTTGCTTAAATACATCCCTTTGTTCATCTGTTGGTAATTAGAAGATTATTCTTAAACAATCATAAGATACTATGCTATGCTATTGTTAATTTGGTTTTACATTTATAACAAATTTCAAATGGACAGTGAAGAAACCTGTGAGATTCTGATACAGCATGTTAAATTCTTGAAGTTGTTCATCGGGATTGTAGTTCCGCTCTTCGTAAATAAGCTTGTTGCCAAATTCTTCGGGAACATATCCTTGTGGTTTTGGCATCCCAGGAAAGTCTCTCAGGCTCTTACGGTTACGTTGTAGTAGCTTTTCTATCTCAATCAATGTCAGATTGTATATTTCTTGTTCTGATAACCTCAAACCTATTTAACAGAAGTTTGCAatagaattatttaaaaaatgaagttaatGAAGTTGATATCTAATTCTTTTTTTCAATAACATGTTACCTCTGTTGTTGGCAATAGTCTGCTGAGAGTAAAGAATTCCATCAGATAGAAGATGCCTTGTTTTGCTCCATACATGCCTTGGTCTGTTAATGCTACTTGACAACAACATGTGGACAAAAAGCAATCTTAAATAGTGGCCAGAACCCCACTGAAATGCCTCTGAAATAGCAGCTATAAATTCACGATCATCCCCAATAAAGCCCATTGCAAAACATGCATCACGGAAAGTATCGTACTTGACGTTGTTAACTATTTTCAGTTCTGAATAATTTCGAGGGCCCTTCACATGTGTAAGCATCATTCTGAGAAAGTACAATTCTCCTGTAGTTGGAGGAACCCAAATTAACCTGCCAATTGTGTAACCCTTCTGCCTGGGTTTCCACTCTCTTTTCTTTTTGACATATACaaactttgaaacaaaattgCTATAAGTTAACTGTTGAGCTTCGGTGTATTTCTGATTAGCTTCAAACCATGCCGTAAACATCGATTCAGTTACACTTGGTTTCTCAAGGACATTGGAAACATTGCTGATGTCAGTATAGTAGACTGAATGTTGACCTTCGCAATGGAAGTGTAATCTTTCCACAGCTGGTTTCCTTCCATGAATGGGGAAACCATAAATCCTCCAGGATGCTTCGCTTGGAGAAACATACCTACAGTCAATATACTGCTTGATTTCATCAATATCTTGACGCTCAATAGGACAtccattttcattcataacaattGCAGCTGTTATTCGATCATAGCCTTTGTTGAtgtatttaaacaaatattttatggaTGTGCTTTGATTGCACCATTCCATATTAATATGAGTTCTGAACTTCAACAACAATTTTGCATTGTAAGGAACAACAAATCTATTGTCAACCTCTATATCATTCCTAATGACAGTGTGACCGTTGTCCCTTCTTCTGTAAACCGGATAACCATCTTGATCGACAACTGTCTCAGCCCGAAAGTCTTTAGGAAAGTATTTGGAACATTTACCATCCTTCATGCATTGCGAAGACCGGTTTGCGTTTCCGCAAGGTCCGTGTATCATGTGACTTTTTACCAAATTATATAAGTCTCCGTCGGTGTCCTTGTTCGGAATTTCGGCAGATATAATACGGTCAATATCAGCAGGTGTTGGATATTTGCTGGATGGATGTAGAAATATCAAAATATGAGCGTGGGGAAGGCCTCTCTTCTGAAACTCAATTGTGTACATATCTACAACAGAAAAAAAAGTATGAATAATGATGGTTAAGAATCAAATTAATGTATGATCAGTTTTGAAATGAATCAATACTTACACGCAAGAACTTTCCCCATACAACTTTTTTTAGTCAAATCTGACAGTAACTCATCGAATTTCATCTTAAATATTCTCGTTATGAGGTCCGGCCGATCTGCTGGTGTCAAATTATTAGAAGCAAGTACACGTTTCAATTCCGGCCAGTTTGGATTACACGTAAACGTTATGAATAGATCGGGAAATCCAACATAACTACATATTGCCATTCCATCAAagtaaagttgatccatgtatctGCGACTACCAACATAGGACGATGGAAGGACAACTCTTTTCCCTGTGTTTGCACCATCGGTATGTCCATTGGTTCTGATATCTGCTAGATAGTTATACTTTCCAACTCTAAGTTTAGATTGATTTTTTCTTAACCATCGAAATCTCTCAGATTCCATCATTGTATAACCATCAACCAAAAACTGTTGAAATAACCTTCTTGATCTGATAACTGTTTGGGCCTCATTCTTTCTGGCTTGAATACAAAATGCAAACCACTCTCTAATTGTGAGCCTATTTCTTTTATTTGCTTGCTCCCACGGAACATCCTCATTGTCGGCTACTCCAGTCATTGATTCTGAGTTACGTCTATTGTTGGAATCTTGATTACGGTGTCTAATGTTCGGCCTGTAACCATCTTCGCCATAAGGGAAAAGCAATGGATATTGAAATCCCAAATATGATGTATGATATTCATCTATTCTTTGAAGTTGTCCAGTCTGTTTGTGCATTATTATGTCCCTTTTCTCAGCAGTGTCAACATCACCAACAATTAGAGCAGCAACTTCAGAAACAGTTGGTTAATTATAAATTCTCCCATCGGTGCGTCGCTCGGAAATAAGACGGAGCTTTAGGTCAGAAACATTGCCTTCGGAAAGTATATCCCTTGCCATCTTAAAACTCTGGGCATGAACATTGTGTTGATATAACATAGAAGAGAGTTTTTTCACTATGTCAAGATCTATTCCGTCTTTTGTCCTGCAAAGAATGAAAACTCAAAAATGGTATATGGTCCATATCGCATAAAATAGAGCATATTATTATACACGAAGTAATAAATAAACATACTTGAATTCGTTTACTCTATGTTGTATTTCATGTTCAGTATCATATATATAGAGTTGTGCAAATCGGGGATTTTGTCCTGGCAATGGTAACATGCTACCTATACGATGACATGATTGTCCTTGAATTCGGTAATTCGGAGGACCTCTACCATTATTAAAACGGTTGTCCATTTTAGCACCCGGAGACGTAAATGCAAACATCATGTTGAAAAGACGTATTTGTTGTTGAAATAGTTTTGATTCAGGGTTTGTTTGGTCAAACAGCAGTTTCTGTAACACCGGTGGAGGTTCTCTCAATAAAGGAATTTGAACTTTACCATCACCGCAACACATTGTGAACTTAGGACTTAATGTTTGCCGACACTTGGTCTTCCTTTCTAAATACCACATGTTTGCACCACATTTTGGACATTCAAACACTGGATCACCTATGTCGTAAAAATCTCCTAAATGAATGCACAACTAAGTTAACAGATGAGAGGATGTTTAACAATATAAATTTACTGACAATTATTACATTATTGTTACAAAACCTGGTGGTAGTGCATTGACCATTACAGCTTGATTGTCCATATCTTCTTCATCTTCGTCCATAACCATGCTGTCATCTAAACTCCAACCTATGGAAATTGATACATGcaaattaattagaaatttgTTAAGTGTTTAAATTAATTGAGAATGTACATTACCATAAATAAACCATACTCTCTGACGAATCATCATGCATATTATCCTCTtcgttgtcatcttcaaaaagtTCATTGATTTCAGTAGTATGTAATGGAGAGTTTTTTGAAGATGTAGAACCACATTCACCAACAACGTTATCAAATCTATTCTTTAAATTCGTCCCTCTCATATTGATGTTTCTGCATGTAACAACTCTTGGACGTTTTTTATTCAACGAATTTGCAAGATTACTGATCACTGAGGAAGCATGAGTTTTCTGCAAATTTGTTATAACCGAATTGCTGGAACTTGGAATATTCTGAGAGATGGTAGAAAATGGAATTCTTGTATGAGCATTATCATGACTACTAATTGGGGTAGTCTTGCCTACATTCTCCTTCTGCAGTCCATTCAATTTCTTTGCTCTCTTGGATTGAAGTTGACGTTTACGATGAAGTCTTGCTTCTGCTGATCTTTTTTTGCTTAACACACTGCTAAACCATTTATCTTCAAGAGCCTTTTGATTCAGATCATCCATATTTctggttttttttgtttgattataCAGATTTTCGGACAAATATATGGTGGGAACATAAGGCCataatatatgtatgtttaagttatgtggaTATGTAATAATTACAGTAGGAGTTGATATTAGCAATGATGACTTTGTTTGGTCATTTACTTTCATCTGCACGCTTAGCATAGTCATAAATTAATCTCTCTCATACACAATTTAGTTTTGATATTGTAATGATTATCATTCTTGGCATTACACGTTAAGTGTCATTAAACATCCAAGGCATGATAGAAAAGCAATGATAATTGTTTATGTGTGAAACAAACTTAAATTGTGTAGTTTCC from Vicia villosa cultivar HV-30 ecotype Madison, WI linkage group LG4, Vvil1.0, whole genome shotgun sequence encodes the following:
- the LOC131597634 gene encoding uncharacterized protein LOC131597634, translated to MDDLNQKALEDKWFSSVLSKKRSAEARLHRKRQLQSKRAKKLNGLQKENVGKTTPISSHDNAHTRIPFSTISQNIPSSSNSVITNLQKTHASSVISNLANSLNKKRPRVVTCRNINMRGTNLKNRFDNVVGECGSTSSKNSPLHTTEINELFEDDNEEDNMHDDSSESWSLDDSMVMDEDEEDMDNQAVMVNALPPGDFYDIGDPVFECPKCGANMWYLERKTKCRQTLSPKFTMCCGDGKVQIPLLREPPPVLQKLLFDQTNPESKLFQQQIRLFNMMFAFTSPGAKMDNRFNNGRGPPNYRIQGQSCHRIGSMLPLPGQNPRFAQLYIYDTEHEIQHRVNEFKTKDGIDLDIVKKLSSMLYQHNVHAQSFKMARDILSEVAALIVGDVDTAEKRDIIMHKQTGQLQRIDEYHTSYLGFQYPLLFPYGEDGYRPNIRHRNQDSNNRRNSESMTGVADNEDVPWEQANKRNRLTIREWFAFCIQARKNEAQTVIRSRRLFQQFLVDGYTMMESERFRWLRKNQSKLRVGKYNYLADIRTNGHTDGANTGKRVVLPSSYVGSRRYMDQLYFDGMAICSYVGFPDLFITFTCNPNWPELKRVLASNNLTPADRPDLITRIFKMKFDELLSDLTKKSCMGKVLAYMYTIEFQKRGLPHAHILIFLHPSSKYPTPADIDRIISAEIPNKDTDGDLYNLVKSHMIHGPCGNANRSSQCMKDGKCSKYFPKDFRAETVVDQDGYPVYRRRDNGHTVIRNDIEVDNRFVVPYNAKLLLKFRTHINMEWCNQSTSIKYLFKYINKGYDRITAAIVMNENGCPIERQDIDEIKQYIDCRYVSPSEASWRIYGFPIHGRKPAVERLHFHCEGQHSVYYTDISNVSNVLEKPSVTESMFTAWFEANQKYTEAQQLTYSNFVSKFVYVKKKREWKPRQKGYTIGRLIWVPPTTGELYFLRMMLTHVKGPRNYSELKIVNNVKYDTFRDACFAMGFIGDDREFIAAISEAFQWGSGHYLRLLFVHMLLSSSINRPRHVWSKTRHLLSDGILYSQQTIANNRGLRLSEQEIYNLTLIEIEKLLQRNRKSLRDFPGMPKPQGYVPEEFGNKLIYEERNYNPDEQLQEFNMLYQNLTDEQRDVFKQIMMAVNNQNGGVFFLYGYGGTGKTYMWRTLASYIRSKKQICLTVASSGIASLLLPGGRTAHSKFKIPIPTLESSTCDINKGSDRGDLLKLSKLIIWDEAPMCHKFCFEALDKTMKDIMGGSKASNKIFGGKVIVFGGDFRQILPVIPRGSRSDIVHATINSSYIWDHCKVLKLTKNMRLQQSAKSTSSAELRHFSDWILTVGDGKISEPNDGYAEIDVPKDLLISDFDDPLEAIFENTYPNFAVNYNNVDFLQSRAILAGTIETVDQINQYILEFVPGQEKEYLSSDSVDTTDGDGNESFDVLTPEFLNALQTSGVPNHKIKLKIGTPIMLLRNIDQAEGLCNGTRLIVTKLADHVIEAKIISGKNIGGIVYIARMDITPTQSPWPFRMTRRQFPIMVCYAMTINKSQGQSLDFVGIYFPRSVFSHGQFYVAVSRVKSKKGLKILIHDKDKQPLSVTTNVVFKEVFENL